A stretch of the Glycine soja cultivar W05 chromosome 13, ASM419377v2, whole genome shotgun sequence genome encodes the following:
- the LOC114381377 gene encoding uncharacterized protein LOC114381377 encodes MASTVEVQSSYSARKQDDSDFNLTEWAVKARISREKSKSRRYSASYIRSFREDTRSFRSNITISSTASSPGYPLKDEIDPSTYSFTTALKALQARSAYRSWECLSPEGFALNSKWNEAEKYICNPFSGEVPMECLSAKTLSGRSFRNSTTNRITMSAPLVYSSRHMQTKASSTCNSCTQEEVALQFHIPEKGKEGMTRDAGTQSTPPLVSSNPKSDLTPSIIKRPIKLSEDSLNSNAKTITEEEVEVKDKESWDTTKEITVREVNVNENMKKDEEQVCTQGSGGCFSWIRKKISQREKERQQRRDNMFFTHFKVC; translated from the exons ATGGCCTCCACTGTGGAAGTGCAATCATCTTATAGTGCCAGGAAACAAGATGATTCAGATTTCAATTTGACAGAATGGGCAGTGAAAGCTAGAATCAGTAGAGAGAAGAGCAAGTCCAGAAGGTACTCAGCATCATATATAAGAAGCTTTAGAGAAGACACAAGGTCTTTTAGATCAAACATTACCATTTCTAGCACTGCTTCTTCACCTGGATACCCTTTAAAAG ATGAAATAGACCCTTCAACCTATTCTTTCACCACTGCTCTTAAAG CATTGCAAGCAAGGTCAGCCTATAGAAGTTGGGAGTGCCTATCCCCAGAAGGGTTTGCCTTGAATTCAAAGTGGAATGAAgcagaaaaatatatatgcaaCCCCTTTTCAGGAGAGGTACCAATGGAGTGTTTATCTGCCAAAACTCTTAGTGGAAGATCATTTAGAAACTCAACAACAAACAGAATTACCATGTCTGCCCCTCTTGTCTATTCCTCAAGACATATGCAAACAAAGGCATCATCAACTTGCAACAGTTGTACACAAGAAGAAGTAGCTCTTCAATTTCATATTCcag aaaagggaaaagagggaATGACAAGAGATGCAGGTACTCAAAGTACACCTCCTCTTGTTTCAAGCAACCCCAAATCTGATTTAACTCCATCTATCATAAAGAGGCCAATAAAGCTTTCTGAAGACTCACTAAATTCAAATGCCAAAACTATAACTGAGGAAGAG GTGGAAGTAAAGGATAAAGAATCATGGGACACAACAAAAGAAATAACAGTGAGAGAAGTGAATGTGAATGAGAAcatgaagaaagatgaagagCAAGTTTGCACGCAAGGTAGTGGAGGGTGCTTTTCATGGATAAGGAAGAAAATTAgtcagagagagaaagaaagacaacAAAGAAGGGATAACATGTTTTTCACTCACTTCAAAGTTTGTTAG
- the LOC114382399 gene encoding uncharacterized protein LOC114382399 yields the protein MVVVQGTKVPLPHPSSLSPSPHPLPTTSILFEPSSLSLALTHSDSSLSLYPSFSPFSPSQTLTLTLTIPSPSSSSTFLLLQNHTNPTSSVGPTVLFIVSSPHRAGILLRLYRLRRLETPSFSRVTDVLCSHKDLRFEPNLGVVLNAKHGASVRLAGSVNYFALHALSSNKVWVFAVKDDDDGGLRLMRCAVIECTRPVFSVNVAFGFLILGEENGVRVFGLRRLVKGRSGKRVGNSKQLRNGGGGRGAGLEAVNCNGDLKGKMERYVVATAVKQTNVKLKHDNRDGGSCFVTLKVNEVKTKSPTKVSMSIKAISIQAVSQRMFLILDSHGDLHLLSLSNSGIGVDITGNVLQLPHIMKVRSLAVLPDLSTMSQTIWISDGCHSVHMFTAMDIENALNEADGNDCNEKLMHLPVIRVLFSSEKIQDIISLSANSILILGQGSLYAYAIS from the exons ATGGTTGTTGTCCAAGGCACCAAGGTCCCTCTCCCACACCCTTcctccctctctccctctccacACCCCCTCCCAACCACCTCCATCCTCTTTGAACCCTCCTCCCTTTCTCTTGCCCTCACCCACTCTGACTCCTCCCTCTCTCTCTACCCTTCCTTCTCCCCCTTTTCCCCTTcccaaaccctaaccctaaccctaaccatcccctccccctcctcctcctccaccttCCTCCTCCTCCAAAACCACACCAACCCTACCTCCTCTGTGGGTCCCACCGTCCTCTTTATAGTCTCGTCCCCACATAGAGCCGGCATCCTCCTCCGCCTCTACCGCCTCCGCCGTCTCGAAACCCCCTCCTTCTCCCGTGTCACTGACGTCCTCTGCTCCCATAAAGACCTCCGCTTTGAACCTAACCTCGGCGTCGTGCTCAACGCCAAGCACGGCGCCTCGGTCAGGCTCGCCGGCTCCGTCAATTACTTCGCGCTCCACGCCCTCTCAAGTAACAAGGTTTGGGTCTTCGCCGTGAAAGACGACGACGATGGTGGTTTGAGATTGATGAGGTGTGCGGTGATTGAGTGCACGCGGCCGGTGTTTTCCGTGAACGTTGCGTTCGGGTTTCTGATTCTCGGCGAGGAGAATGGGGTTAGAGTTTTTGGATTGAGGAGGCTCGTGAAGGGTAGGAGTGGGAAGAGGGTTGGGAATTCGAAGCAGTTGAGGAATGGTGGTGGTGGTCGAGGAGCGGGTTTGGAGGCGGTGAACTGCAATGGTGATTTGAAAGGGAAGATGGAAAGATATGTTGTTGCTACTGCTG TGAAGCAGacaaatgttaaattaaaacacGACAACAGAGATGGAGGTTCCTGTTTTGTGACGTTGAAGGTAAATGAGGTTAAAACAAAATCCCCGACAAAGGTATCCATGTCTATAAAGGCTATTTCCATTCAGGCTGTGTCCCAGAGGATGTTTCTGATCTTGGATTCTCATGGAGATTTACATTTGCTATCCCTATCAAATTCTGGCATAGGAGTAGATATCACCGGTAATGTCTTGCAACTGCCTCATATTATGAAAGTGCGAAGTCTTGCTGTTCTCCCTGATCTATCTACTA TGTCTCAGACTATCTGGATATCAGATGGGTGCCATTCTGTGCACATGTTCACTGCAATGGACATAGAAAATGCTTTAAACGAAGCTGATGGAAATGATTGCAATGAAAAGCTTATGCATCTCCCAG TTATTCGAGTTCTTTTCTCCAGTGAGAAGATCCAAGATATCATTTCCCTGTCTGCAAATTCCATTCTCATTCTTGGACAAG GAAGCTTATATGCATATGCAATTTCCTGA